DNA sequence from the Bacteroidota bacterium genome:
TAAACGCTTACCATTTTCGCTTAGTTCCGATTTTGAATTTTTATTTTCAGCGTAGGTTGTTTCTCTCGTACTAACTTGAATGATATTTTTTATTTCTTTAATTTTTAATGCCTGATAGGCAAATGAATTATGAGAAAAATCAAAACCTTCAGGCTCTTGTCTTAAACTGCTATGTGCATCTATTTGGAGTAATCCAATATTTTTATTTTTTTTTGCAAGTGAATTTAAAAAGCCTATTGCAACAGAATGGTCGCCTCCAAGCACTCCCATTAGTATTTTTTTATCTAAGTATTCGTTGCATTTATCCTCTACCCATTCTTTTAAAATAATGTTTGAATAATTCACATTTTTGTAGAGTTCAATTAGTTGTGATGAATTTTGTTTATTGATACTTCCGTTATTGTTCCTTTTAATTTTCCTACTTATTTTGATAAGTTCCTGACTACTTTCTTGCCATTTTTTTGGAATTTTATGTAAAGCAATTCCATTTTTCCAAACATCGCTATTGTCTTCCCGAAAAAGAGATATTTTTTTTGAGGCTTTTAGTATTTCCTCCGGTGCAGTGGATGAACCATGATTTGAAGATGCAACATCCCAAGGAACAGGAAGTATAACAAGCTCTGAATCTTCTGTGTCAAAAGGAAGTCCAAATATTCCATCAAAAATTTTCCCGTTTTTGTCAGCATCAAATGTTTTGAGTTTTTTTTCTCGACTTTTTCTTCTTTTTGCTGGAGTAAATGTCATTTGAAATAAATTATGTAATGGCAATTATCGTTTAATTCTAAATAATCTCAAAATGTATTTATTAACAATTTAATTCGAGGGAAGAGTGGANNNNNNNNNNNNNNNNNNNNNNNNNNNNNNNNNNNNNNNNNNNNNNNNNNNNNNNNNNNNNNNNNNNNNNNNNNNNNNNNNNNNNNNNNNNNNNNNNNNNCTCGACTTTTTCTTCTTTTTGCTGGAGTAAATGTCATTTGAAATAAATTATGTAATGGCAATTATCGTTTAATTCTAAATAATCTCAAAATGTATTTATTAACAATTTAATTCGAGGGAAGAGTGGAAAGATGGATGAGTAGGAGTGATTTCACGCAAAGACGCAAAGAACGCAAAGATGGATGAGTAGGAGTGATTTCACGCAAAGACGCAAAGAACGCAAAGATGGATGAGTAGGGGTGATTTCACGCAAAGACGCAAAGAACGCAAAGATGGATGAGTAGGAAGAATTTCACGCAAAGACGCAAAGAATGTATATATTAACCGAAAAAGTACCAGTAGTATTAACCGAAAAGTATCCAGCTAAAAGAACAAAGATACAACTAATTTCAAGAAGTAGTTGTTAAGATTTTGTTCAAGTTTTGTTTTGCTTTTTTTGTAACTAATCAGTGTCAAAATGCAAAATAAACAATACCATAACTCTGTGAAACTCTGTGTATTCTTTGTGGCTCTTTGTGAAATAGCTGTTGCACAAAGTTACTCAAAGAAGCTCAAAGTTGCACAAAGAATTTTTGCCTAAAAAAAGAAAAATATAATTTAATTTATTTATCAGTCGTTTTGAAATTAAATTGGTATTACAAAAAATTATTAGTGTAAATTTGTGTAATTCGATGAAAAAAAAACAAATCATAAAAAATGGAATATTTTTTCTCAGCGTCTTTGCAACTCTACCGTTTAATCAAATTAATACAGAATCAAGTGTTTTTAAAATAATTTCACAAGATAATTTTATCTCTTTTTTTGTAATTGTTAATGGAGGCATTATGCTAAAAGCGGTTTCATTAAACAAAAAGCTATAAGTTAGCAATCCGTTATTAATTGCATTTTCAATAAAAGTTTTAACAAGTTTTTTGTCTCCGAGTTCAACAGCAAGCAATAGTCCTTTACCTCTAATTTCTTTTATCAAGGGATGCTTTAATGCTTTTATAAATAATGAACTTTTTTCTTCTACTTCTGAAATAATATTTTCATTCAAAAGTGTTTTTAGAGTTGCGATAGCGGCTGAACAAGAAAGTGGATGACCACCAAAGGTTGTAGCATGTCCGAGAAGCGGATGTCCGTTTTCGAGTGATTTCATTATTTTTTGTGAAGAGATAAAAGCGGAAATCGGCAATCCACCACCAAGACTTTTTGCAAGGCATAAAATATCAGGTTGAGCATTGTATGTTTCAAAAGCAAAGAGTTTCCCACTTCGTCCTAAGGCTGTTTGTATTTCATCAAATACTAATAAAGCATTTGTTTCATTACATCTTTTTCTGACTTTTGTCAAAAAATTATTTTCGGGAGTAATCATTCCTGCAGCAGTTTGTATAGGTTCAATTACAACACAGGCAGTTTTGTTTGTTATCTTTTGTAATTCCGATTCATTGTTAAATTCAAGACTTTTAAAGTTTGGTATCAAAGGGCGAAAATTACGTTTATATTTTTCATCACCAAGTAAATTTAAAGTGCCAAGCGTACTTCCGTGGTAACTGTTTTTAAAAGAAATAACTTCATTCCTTTTTGTGTAGAGTTTGGCAACTTTTATAGCTCCTTCAATTGCTTCACTACCCGAACTAAGAAAAAAAGATTTGTTGAGTTCCTGAGGTAAAACAGAAGCAAGAAGTTCTGCAAGTTCAACGGTTTCTTTTTGGACAAATTCTCCATAAACCATCAAATGCAGGTACTTGTCTAATTGTTTTTGAATAGCTTCAATAATTGCAGGATGCCTGTGTCCAAGATTATTTACTGCAACTCCTGATAAAAGGTCGATATATTTTTTGCCATTTTTGTCAAAAAGGAAAACACCTTCTGCTCTTTCAATCTCCAATTGAATTGGTAAAAAATCAGTAGTTTGTGCGAGATGTTTTTTAAAAAGATCTTTTAACATGCTTTAAATTCCTTCTTTTTCAGATTTCATTTTCCCATTCTCAAATCATTGCCCCTATTAATTCATTAACATTTTTTATCCCGTTTTTGATGCAGTATTTTTCAATTCCATCAATAATTTTAACGGTTACAGTTGGGTCGATAAAATTTGCTGTCCCTATTTGTACAGCCGATGCACCTGCAAGTAAAAATTCAATAGCATCTTCTGCATTCATTATTCCTCCAAGACCAATTACCGGAATTTTTACTGCTTTGGATATTTGCCAAACCATTCGTAAAGCAATTGGTTTTATTGCAGGTCCCGATAATCCTCCTGTGATTGTTGATAGCTTTGCTTTTCTTGTGTTTGCATCAACAGCAATAGCCAAAAAAGTATTTACCAAAGAAACAGAATCTGCACCTGCATTTTCTACAGCTACTGCAATTTCAGTAATGTTGGTTACATTTGGTGATAGTTTTACAATCACATGTTTGTCGGTAACTTCCCTAACCCTCGCTGTAACTTCGGCTGCAATTGTGGGTGAAGTGCCAAAAGCAAAACCTCCTTGTTTTACATTAGGGCAAGAAATATTTACTTCATAAGCAGTTACTTTTGGAAGCTTTTCCAACTTTTTAGTTACTTGTACATAATCATCAACTGTTGAACCTGAAACATTAACTATGATATTGTCATTGAGCGTTTCTATTTTCGGATAAATTTCTTTTACAAAATGCTCAACACCTTTGTTTTGTAATCCAACAGAATTAAGCATTCCGCTTGCAGTTTCAGCCATTCGGGGATAATCATTTCCTTCACGAGCTTCTAAAGTAATTGCTTTTACAACCAATGCTCCAAGTTTTGAAACATCAATAAAATCAGTAAGTTCCTCTCCTGAACCGCTGGTTCCTGAGGCTGTCATAACAGGATTTTTAAGTTTTAATCCATTTAAATTAACTGATAGATTTACCATTTTAGTTCTTTTGTATTAAAAATTGGTCCTTCTTGACAAACAGTTTTATTGCCATTTGTGGTTTCTGTTACACAACAAAGACAAACGCCTATTCCACAAGCCATGAGATTATCCAAGGATACCTCACAGTCAATATTATTAATCTTAGAATATTTTGCAACAGCTTTCATCATTGGTTCTGGTCCGCAACTGTATATTTTGTCAAAAGTATATTCTTTATTTTTTAAGATTGAATGATTTGTTACAAAACCTTTTTCTCCTATGCTTGCATCTTCGGTTGTAAGATGTAAATCAAATAGCTCGTTGTACTTGTCAAGAAAAACAAAATCATTTTTTGTTTTTGCACCAAACAATAAAACAGGCTTTGTATTATTCTTTTTTAATTCTTTGGCAAGAAAATATAAAGGTGCTATTCCAAAACCTCCTCCTATTAAAAGCACTTTTTTCTCTTTTGCAAGTGAAAATCCATTACCCAAAGGATAAATCATATTCAAATTATTACCCTTTTCTTTTTTGCTCAAAGTACTGGTTCCGTTACCGATAATTTTTATCAGCATTTGTATAGAATTTTTTTTGTAGTCAACATTATGAATGGAGAATGGTCTTCTTAAAAAAGTTGTACTACTGTCCTCAACATAAATATTTACAAATTGACCCGGAATAATTTTTTCAAAAGTATTTTTTGATTGCACTTCTAAAAAAATGTAATCATTATCCAGAATTTGTTTGTTTATAATTTTTAAATCTTCAACACGTTTTTTCATTTGGGAGGTTCTTTAAATACATTTCTTTTAAGAAACAAAGATAATGAATAAGATGCAAGGCACAAATTTTTCTGAATAGCCGTCCGCGTGTCGCTGAAGCTTTAGCGGAGGCACAAGCTATTGAGAAAAAATTTTAACGCAGTCAGATTGTTTATTATCTTTGTTCCCAAAGGGTTTTCATTCCGAAATTTCGGAATCAGATACTTCTTCAAAACTTTTTACATTATCCCGATAGTGCTTCAAAATTTTTCATTGTCTATAAAAAACTCTGAAAATCTTAATGCGAATGTATTTAAAGAACCTCCCATTGTTATTTTTTGATGGCTCAAATTTAATTAGAATAAAATAATTCCACAAATCATTTTTTTGTGGCAGTGAACTTCTCTATGTTCTCTGCGATTAACACAGAGTGATTGTATGGTGGGAAAAACTGACTTAAACGCCTAAGTTCTAATGATTACAGCTTTATTTAAATGTGATAATATTGTACCTACGGCACTTTTTTTCTGTTGTTTGTTTTTACCATAATATCGTACCTACGGTACTGAAAGCTCCAGAGGAGCGATATTATGGTAACTTCTGTGATAAAATAAAAAGTGCCATCGGCACGACATTATTTGCTGAGTTTTCTTAGAGACACTAAATAGAACTTAGCCCATTAAGCTAACCAAAAAAAGAAAAGAACTGAGAGAATTTATAAAAGACCATTATTCAATTTTTTAATATTTTCTTAACAGAGATAATTTCTGTTTTATTAAAAACAACAACGAAATAAATATTGCTTTTATATTTTTCTAAAGAGACTTTTGTGCAATTATTTTCCAGAACTTTATTTTTAATGCATCTACCGTAAATGTCATAAATTTTAATTTTAAAATCCTGATGTTGAATTGATTTTCTGAACTCAATAAAAAAATAATTTTGAAACGGATTCGGATATATTTTTATCTCTATTTGCTCTATATTTTTAACATTTGAATAAATAAAATTTGTTGTTCCCGGACTTCCAAAGTATTTAGATGCTTTCCAGTTTTGTGCTAAGGAATTATCAAACAATGGATTTAATAATTCGAGTGTTGGTCCTTTTCCATTTGCTTTTTCATCCCAAGGTAAAGAATTGGAATAAGTTACAGAATCAATTTCTTGCCCGTATAGGTCATAAAAAAGAATTGATTCTCCAAAGTCATTAAGATTAAGTTGAGAGTTTTCTAAATAGTTTGGAATAAAAGGAAAAACCTCTGTGAACATTTTTTTGTTTTGACAAACAACTAAATAACTATCAGGAAAAATTGTTGTCCATTCAGGAAATGAATTAGAATTATTAAGGAAATAATAATGCGAAACATCAATAGGGATATTGCCATAATTGTGTAATTCAATCCAATCTCCGGGCTTTGTTGTTGGCAAGGAATTATAATTTATTTCGTTTACAACAAGGGTTTTGGGTTTTGAAAAAAAGGGAAATGCTCCAATATCTTTTCTGCTACTGTCAGCATCAAAGCCTGTTTTTAAATCACCGGAATTTATACATGGAGAATTTATTTGCAAATGAAAATTTGTATCCTTTGTTGAGATAAAAAGTGGATTTGCTTTTAAGTTATTTAGTCCTGATAAAATGCTGTTATCACACAAAGAATAGGAAACAAAAATATCGGAATTTTGATCGAAAATTATGGGGTAAATTGATTGTGAAATAATTGTATTTATCACTGTGGCTGTG
Encoded proteins:
- a CDS encoding arginase family protein, with product MTFTPAKRRKSREKKLKTFDADKNGKIFDGIFGLPFDTEDSELVILPVPWDVASSNHGSSTAPEEILKASKKISLFREDNSDVWKNGIALHKIPKKWQESSQELIKISRKIKRNNNGSINKQNSSQLIELYKNVNYSNIILKEWVEDKCNEYLDKKILMGVLGGDHSVAIGFLNSLAKKNKNIGLLQIDAHSSLRQEPEGFDFSHNSFAYQALKIKEIKNIIQVSTRETTYAENKNSKSELSENGKRLKTYSDNYLKRKLFKGTTWQMLANEIISGLPKNVYLSIDIDALQQWLCPNSEKAVPGGMSFEELVVLISILRDSGKKIIGFDLCGVTPSKTKKDSWDAE
- a CDS encoding aspartate aminotransferase family protein codes for the protein MLKDLFKKHLAQTTDFLPIQLEIERAEGVFLFDKNGKKYIDLLSGVAVNNLGHRHPAIIEAIQKQLDKYLHLMVYGEFVQKETVELAELLASVLPQELNKSFFLSSGSEAIEGAIKVAKLYTKRNEVISFKNSYHGSTLGTLNLLGDEKYKRNFRPLIPNFKSLEFNNESELQKITNKTACVVIEPIQTAAGMITPENNFLTKVRKRCNETNALLVFDEIQTALGRSGKLFAFETYNAQPDILCLAKSLGGGLPISAFISSQKIMKSLENGHPLLGHATTFGGHPLSCSAAIATLKTLLNENIISEVEEKSSLFIKALKHPLIKEIRGKGLLLAVELGDKKLVKTFIENAINNGLLTYSFLFNETAFSIMPPLTITKKEIKLSCEIILKTLDSVLI
- a CDS encoding dihydroorotate dehydrogenase electron transfer subunit; the protein is MKKRVEDLKIINKQILDNDYIFLEVQSKNTFEKIIPGQFVNIYVEDSSTTFLRRPFSIHNVDYKKNSIQMLIKIIGNGTSTLSKKEKGNNLNMIYPLGNGFSLAKEKKVLLIGGGFGIAPLYFLAKELKKNNTKPVLLFGAKTKNDFVFLDKYNELFDLHLTTEDASIGEKGFVTNHSILKNKEYTFDKIYSCGPEPMMKAVAKYSKINNIDCEVSLDNLMACGIGVCLCCVTETTNGNKTVCQEGPIFNTKELKW
- a CDS encoding T9SS type A sorting domain-containing protein — its product is MLRYLFIILFIFNWGASIFAQTILPDVIDTNTTLNNSGSPYFINSDLTINANATLLIKKDVEILIANNLQIIVYGAISAKGSIKNPVIFKSQNDSNAWKQINIQNATDNCYFENVVFYEGKIYSTNSDLSIINFKIINSHSLNWNDALLRLKYGKIKVQNSSFYSNNTGEGIVIRGGNNIKVENCNFHNVPDAIEFIEVDSGTIQLNRIYNSADDGIDLDASKNIVICKNLIFNCSDNGISIGNENFGGSNAIIIKNLISGCETAITVKDSSEAKIENNTLYFNKNGIKCIEKTAGLGGSTATVINTIISQSIYPIIFDQNSDIFVSYSLCDNSILSGLNNLKANPLFISTKDTNFHLQINSPCINSGDLKTGFDADSSRKDIGAFPFFSKPKTLVVNEINYNSLPTTKPGDWIELHNYGNIPIDVSHYYFLNNSNSFPEWTTIFPDSYLVVCQNKKMFTEVFPFIPNYLENSQLNLNDFGESILFYDLYGQEIDSVTYSNSLPWDEKANGKGPTLELLNPLFDNSLAQNWKASKYFGSPGTTNFIYSNVKNIEQIEIKIYPNPFQNYFFIEFRKSIQHQDFKIKIYDIYGRCIKNKVLENNCTKVSLEKYKSNIYFVVVFNKTEIISVKKILKN
- a CDS encoding dihydroorotate dehydrogenase, giving the protein MVNLSVNLNGLKLKNPVMTASGTSGSGEELTDFIDVSKLGALVVKAITLEAREGNDYPRMAETASGMLNSVGLQNKGVEHFVKEIYPKIETLNDNIIVNVSGSTVDDYVQVTKKLEKLPKVTAYEVNISCPNVKQGGFAFGTSPTIAAEVTARVREVTDKHVIVKLSPNVTNITEIAVAVENAGADSVSLVNTFLAIAVDANTRKAKLSTITGGLSGPAIKPIALRMVWQISKAVKIPVIGLGGIMNAEDAIEFLLAGASAVQIGTANFIDPTVTVKIIDGIEKYCIKNGIKNVNELIGAMI